The Myroides phaeus DNA segment GCTTCCATGATCATGTCCGTCATTAACATGTATATCTACTTTATAACTTCCTAAAGCGATATTATCCGATAATTCCATATCAAAGTGAATATCTTTTCCCGCTTCAAGTTTTGCCCCTTCAACGGGTGCATTTAATATTACTACTGGTTTTTCTGTATCAATACCGTCATCACCAGTAGTACATGAACTAAAACCTACTATACTTAAAATTGATAAAACGAATATATTTTTTACTGTTTTCATTTTTTTACTTTTTTACTATTAAAATTTCTTTGTTTTGATAATTGAGTTTCCTAAATGTAAAATACATTTGGAGGTCCTCTTAACCAATAGAAATTAATAGTATTCAGTAGGATAAGACATTCTCTAAAGGCAACTTTTTCAATATACTGATGTACATAGAAAGGCTCCCATTCAACAATGTCGATAACAAGAGCTGGTGATATTTTATATAGATATTGATCACAATAATGAACAGTATCTGCATCAACCCACTCCGTTTTATTAGTTCGAACACCATATTGGTGCTCTATGATGACATAGTGTAAAAGATTGCTTATATGTGGAACTAAAAAAACCACATACATAAAGGCGAACCAAATTACACGTATGCTTCTTTTTGTCATTAAAACGGAATCTGTATCATCAATTGAATTGATCTACCTAACTCCGGAATCTCTAATGGGCGATAGAAACTCATATGATTTAATATCTTAGTATCAAAGATATTTGTTGCTGTTAAGCTTGCTTTCGCTTCAAACTTACCGAATAATAAAGTCGAAGAAATACCTGCTCCAAAGCTTTGTGAACTTGGAGTTATAGCTTCACCTTGAGCAATTCTCTCTTGTCTTCCAAACCACTTCCCATTAAAATGCACTTCCGGTTGTTTTAAAAATCTCCAATCGTTAAAGGCATATTTCAACTCCCCATAAAAGTTCATTGGAGGAGAAAAAGGCAATGGATAGTCTCCTTTTTTACCATTAGACAACTGTCGATTATAAATATATTCAAACACTCCCTCAAACGTAAAGTTCTTCAAGAATTGCTTTTCAACCTTCCATTCAAAACCAGTAATTAATGCTTTAGACTGTGAATATTGATAAATTTGCCCACTATCAGGTAATACAGAGAAAGTACCAGTAGGTCTTAAAAAAATATAATTTGTAAAGTAATAAGCATAAGGACTTACAGAAGTATTAAAACCTTCTGTTTCATAACTTGCTCTAAAATCAAAAGCAACTCCTTGTTCTGGTTTTAAATTTGCATATCCCTTTTCGTGTCTAAACGCTCCGTGATGCACACCATTTGAAGCCAACTCAATTGCAGTTGGGAATCTAAAGTTTGTTCCGAAAGTACTTGCTAATTGAATTTTAGAAGTAAGTTCGTACTTAGCACCAATCATTCCGTTAAAACTTGTAAAGCTTTTATCTAACTTACTACTGCGTTGTGCATAATCTCCAGCGAAATTAGGAGAATGTCCTAAGTCAACTAAATAATCATACAACACATTATCATAAAAAGGTTTTATATGAATTTCTGCATAGTCAACTCTTGCTCCTGCTTCCCAAGACAATCTATCATTTACAAAATGTTCGTGCATTGCAAAAGCACCTACTCCAAAACGATTAAATTTAGGAAGTAAGAATCCGTATCCATCAATTACATTGTTCTGATAATTATACTGAACACCAATTGTAGATTTGTGATTGTTTGGAGAAATATATTCATACTTGGCAGAAGCATCAAATGTATTTAAAGTAAACTGTAACTCTAAATCAGGGTCCTTTTCTGGAGCAACTTGATCTTCAAAGTGAGTATGAAATTTACTCATCTCTTGGCGCTTATTATTTTGAAAAGCCAATACAAAACTCAACTTCTCTCTATCAGATAAATTAAACGTTGATGTATTTACAATCTTAAAGTGATTTACACTTTGATTTGGTAATTCTATATTTCTATGGTTTCCATCATCAACTACAGAAGCAATATTTGGCAATCCGTGTGAACCAGGAAAGAAACCACTCTTATCATAAACATCACTAACGCTTAAAATATTAGAAAAGTCATTAGATACATAACCAACTTGTCCGTACAACGCAAACCCTTTTCCTGCCGTATTTTTCATACGTCTACCATAAATAGGAATGGTTGTATCTAAGTAA contains these protein-coding regions:
- a CDS encoding TonB-dependent receptor, producing the protein MRMLFIVFSLMFSVVTFGQTYTVKGDVSNFNGEALVGSTISFKDQALMSDLKGRFIFNPVVEGTYRLNISYLGYMPIDTLLNVKSDVTLHFHLKEDSTLLDQVVVSTAGLKTISNTEKVSNEKLVENFSGSFAKTLASVPGVNAMEIGAGASKPIIRGLGFNRIAVAENGAKQEGQQWGADHGLEIDAFSTEEVEIIKGVGAIEYGSDAIGGVIKINNEKIPQVHSFTGNATVFGKTVNDSYGASVQLKAREDKFFYKFKATGQEYGDYRVPTDRINYLDTTIPIYGRRMKNTAGKGFALYGQVGYVSNDFSNILSVSDVYDKSGFFPGSHGLPNIASVVDDGNHRNIELPNQSVNHFKIVNTSTFNLSDREKLSFVLAFQNNKRQEMSKFHTHFEDQVAPEKDPDLELQFTLNTFDASAKYEYISPNNHKSTIGVQYNYQNNVIDGYGFLLPKFNRFGVGAFAMHEHFVNDRLSWEAGARVDYAEIHIKPFYDNVLYDYLVDLGHSPNFAGDYAQRSSKLDKSFTSFNGMIGAKYELTSKIQLASTFGTNFRFPTAIELASNGVHHGAFRHEKGYANLKPEQGVAFDFRASYETEGFNTSVSPYAYYFTNYIFLRPTGTFSVLPDSGQIYQYSQSKALITGFEWKVEKQFLKNFTFEGVFEYIYNRQLSNGKKGDYPLPFSPPMNFYGELKYAFNDWRFLKQPEVHFNGKWFGRQERIAQGEAITPSSQSFGAGISSTLLFGKFEAKASLTATNIFDTKILNHMSFYRPLEIPELGRSIQLMIQIPF